In the genome of Thermodesulfobacteriota bacterium, the window GAAAAGGGCGAAGTCTACACCACCTATAAGCCTGAGGAGCATTTAGAGGGCTTTCCAGGCATACTTCACGGCGGGATTCAGTGCGCGCTAATTGATGAAGTAGCCTTTTGGACAATGTTTGATAAATATCAGAAAATAGCACTTACATCTAAGCTTGATATGGAGTTTTTAAGACCGGTTGATTCTACTTCTACTCTTACAATCAGAGGTAAAATTACACACGCAGAAGGCAGAAAGATCAGCGTGCAAGTTAATCTCTTAAATGAGAATAACAAAGTATGCACTAGAAGTAACGTTGACTACACTATAACCAAAAGAGAAGTGACCTATAAAATTATGGGCGAAGAAAAGTTTACTGAAAAATTTCAAAAATATCTGGAAGATTAAACTATGCTAAAACTATACGACCACCCGCTTTCGGGAAACAGCTATAAATCACGGCTTGCACTTAGTCAC includes:
- a CDS encoding PaaI family thioesterase, which codes for MIREIENIFHDFPGYGCFACDPNNHKGLRLKFFADDEKGEVYTTYKPEEHLEGFPGILHGGIQCALIDEVAFWTMFDKYQKIALTSKLDMEFLRPVDSTSTLTIRGKITHAEGRKISVQVNLLNENNKVCTRSNVDYTITKREVTYKIMGEEKFTEKFQKYLED